In Armatimonadota bacterium, one DNA window encodes the following:
- a CDS encoding DUF6880 family protein gives MKSNNIRELLIGLGPCELADAILRLASRDDEADRVVRRMVSIPSEKVKAFKSKLAALKRTRRFIDWRGASSFAHELDQMLDDLEAGCDDPEVGLEQVIAFFEADEQIFEQCDDSGGYVGTVFQCSACDLFVRYASDYSDKAHLIDRLMKLYESDEYGVRVELIRSTHRFLSKKMLRVLADRIRQKIREQPYSYHWSNPLASIARYLKDAPMYEEALRAACPQLSLRQYPDIAQAYLETGDAKTALSWMERAGEYGHSDLMLRIHTGLGNIEKAKETAWQIFHEYRSQDNLTKLLSVIGEDRREQVVADEVRSILSLDSYYDFNATFLIDIGRMDEAECYLLNHSDKLDGGYYTGLLPMAESMEKDGRYLAATVVYRALLDSILARGVSKYYHHGVRYLTKLDSLDGSIDDWKDFSDHGAYKVLLREAHGRKTAFWSQYGK, from the coding sequence ATGAAAAGTAACAATATCCGTGAGCTACTGATCGGCCTTGGCCCCTGTGAATTGGCCGACGCTATTCTTCGATTGGCATCACGGGACGATGAAGCGGATCGAGTTGTGAGGCGAATGGTCTCAATCCCAAGTGAAAAAGTCAAAGCGTTCAAGTCTAAACTCGCGGCGCTGAAAAGAACACGACGCTTTATCGACTGGCGAGGCGCGTCGAGCTTTGCGCATGAACTCGATCAGATGCTTGATGATCTGGAAGCAGGGTGCGATGATCCCGAAGTAGGACTTGAGCAGGTCATAGCGTTCTTTGAAGCGGATGAGCAGATATTTGAGCAGTGCGACGACTCTGGCGGCTATGTCGGCACGGTATTTCAATGCTCCGCATGCGATCTGTTCGTCCGCTATGCGTCTGACTACTCAGATAAGGCGCATTTAATCGACAGACTCATGAAGCTCTATGAATCGGATGAATATGGAGTGCGGGTTGAACTTATCAGATCGACGCACAGATTTCTGTCGAAGAAGATGCTTCGTGTATTGGCTGACCGGATCAGGCAGAAAATCAGAGAACAACCATATTCATATCATTGGTCTAATCCTTTGGCATCAATCGCGCGTTATCTTAAGGATGCTCCTATGTACGAGGAAGCTCTGAGGGCGGCGTGTCCTCAACTGAGTCTGAGGCAGTATCCCGATATTGCACAAGCCTATTTGGAAACAGGGGACGCTAAAACCGCGCTATCCTGGATGGAACGTGCTGGGGAATATGGTCATAGTGACTTAATGCTGCGTATACATACAGGACTTGGAAATATAGAGAAAGCGAAGGAAACGGCCTGGCAAATCTTTCACGAATACCGCAGCCAGGACAATTTGACGAAATTGCTCTCCGTGATTGGAGAAGACCGGCGTGAGCAAGTCGTGGCGGATGAAGTCAGGAGCATCCTGAGCTTGGATAGTTATTATGACTTCAACGCCACGTTTCTGATTGACATCGGCCGGATGGACGAGGCGGAGTGTTATCTACTGAACCATTCGGACAAATTGGACGGCGGCTATTACACGGGTCTTTTGCCGATGGCAGAGAGCATGGAGAAAGATGGACGTTATCTTGCGGCAACTGTGGTCTACCGGGCGCTTCTGGACTCGATACTCGCAAGAGGCGTCTCGAAATACTACCATCATGGTGTCCGGTATCTGACGAAGCTTGATTCCCTTGATGGTAGTATCGATGATTGGAAGGATTTTTCGGATCACGGAGCATATAAGGTATTGCTGCGTGAGGCTCACGGGCGAAAGACGGCATTCTGGTCACAGTACGGGAAGTAA
- a CDS encoding glycosyltransferase family 2 protein: protein MKVAAIVPAYNEKDRISLVLEAIKNAQFVDEILVVSDGSTDGTYELVSSDPGVRVMNLETNRGKGGAMRAGALGTDADVILFLDADLVGMDGDKVDAIIKPVANGKADMAIGIFNGGRGPTDLAQFLTPYISGQRAMRRDVFLDIPGLDGVRSGVETAITKYFRSRNLKVSRVALAGCTHHMKEEKLGFLKGFSARMKMYYDITKILLDGREFRS from the coding sequence ATGAAAGTAGCGGCAATAGTGCCGGCATATAATGAAAAAGATCGCATATCTCTCGTGCTTGAAGCGATAAAGAACGCTCAGTTTGTGGACGAGATCCTCGTGGTCAGTGACGGCTCCACAGACGGCACGTATGAGTTAGTCTCATCCGATCCGGGCGTGCGGGTAATGAACCTGGAGACGAACCGCGGCAAGGGTGGGGCGATGCGCGCGGGCGCTCTCGGCACCGACGCGGACGTCATACTTTTTCTTGACGCCGATCTGGTCGGCATGGACGGCGACAAGGTGGACGCCATCATCAAGCCCGTCGCAAATGGCAAAGCGGATATGGCTATAGGCATATTCAACGGCGGCAGAGGACCGACCGACCTTGCGCAGTTTCTCACCCCCTATATCTCAGGCCAGCGGGCGATGCGCCGCGATGTTTTTCTGGATATCCCCGGCCTCGACGGTGTGCGTTCGGGCGTCGAAACAGCCATCACCAAGTATTTTCGCTCCCGCAACCTCAAAGTCAGCCGCGTTGCTCTTGCCGGCTGCACCCACCATATGAAAGAAGAGAAGCTGGGTTTCCTAAAGGGCTTTTCCGCGCGCATGAAAATGTACTACGACATCACCAAGATACTGCTCGATGGCCGCGAGTTCAGGAGTTAA
- a CDS encoding plasmid pRiA4b ORF-3 family protein → MAAIPQIYQLRVSLNNLEPIIWRRFQVRSDVKLTRLHDMLQILMGWENYHLYCFDVDGVEYTDPDSIEDDIYELGHQDGSKIKLSQALAKKGDKCLYRYDFGDNWEHTLLLEQISDPIPDERYPVCLDGARRCPPEDCGGIGGYAELLRVLADSDDEEYEDMKRWIVPRFDPEKFDCLLVNCGLPRRVIVKE, encoded by the coding sequence ATGGCAGCAATACCTCAAATATATCAACTCAGAGTAAGTCTCAACAACCTCGAACCGATCATCTGGCGCAGGTTCCAGGTTCGGTCGGACGTGAAGCTCACCAGACTTCATGACATGCTGCAGATATTGATGGGTTGGGAAAACTACCACCTGTACTGTTTTGATGTGGATGGTGTGGAGTATACAGACCCCGATTCCATTGAGGATGATATCTATGAACTCGGGCACCAGGACGGTTCGAAAATTAAGCTCTCCCAGGCTCTTGCGAAAAAGGGCGACAAATGCCTTTACCGATATGATTTCGGCGACAATTGGGAGCACACACTGCTTCTTGAGCAAATATCCGACCCCATACCCGATGAACGATACCCTGTCTGTCTGGACGGGGCAAGACGCTGCCCTCCCGAGGATTGTGGAGGTATCGGCGGATATGCCGAGCTTCTCCGAGTACTGGCTGACTCCGACGATGAAGAATATGAAGATATGAAACGCTGGATCGTGCCGCGCTTCGACCCAGAAAAGTTTGACTGCTTATTAGTAAACTGTGGACTTCCACGGCGGGTGATAGTGAAAGAATGA
- a CDS encoding NADH-quinone oxidoreductase subunit I, with the protein MSTILSDIKNSFVSIIKGLKVTAINWSILRPCVTELYPEQRPQLPEAYRGMPTLPVRPETGRSDCIACGACARMCPEHIITVEVDKTDPKDRKPAKFSIDISRCMFCGLCMEVCPKGCLRPARTFELASRTREGMIYNLDKLNELGGQLPPEPETKLES; encoded by the coding sequence ATGTCTACCATACTCAGTGATATAAAAAACTCATTCGTGAGTATCATAAAGGGCCTTAAGGTCACTGCCATAAACTGGAGCATTTTGCGCCCGTGCGTGACCGAGCTTTATCCCGAGCAGAGACCGCAGCTTCCCGAGGCCTATCGGGGAATGCCGACGCTGCCTGTGAGGCCGGAGACCGGTCGGTCGGACTGCATCGCGTGCGGTGCGTGCGCTCGCATGTGCCCTGAGCATATTATTACAGTGGAAGTCGACAAGACAGACCCCAAGGACCGCAAACCGGCGAAGTTTTCCATAGATATATCGCGGTGTATGTTTTGCGGGCTGTGCATGGAGGTCTGCCCTAAGGGCTGCCTCAGACCGGCGCGAACATTTGAGCTGGCAAGCCGCACCCGCGAGGGAATGATATACAATCTCGATAAGTTAAATGAACTCGGCGGCCAGCTTCCGCCTGAACCTGAGACTAAGTTGGAAAGTTAA
- a CDS encoding DUF1186 domain-containing protein yields MTTQEIIAELTYNSGVFPQHAVTEAIKQREEITPALMHIIENATTNIEDIALQEDYMGHIFAMYLLAQFREKRSYPILVDFVSADQKLVEQALGDVITEDLGRMLASVCGGDVGLICGMVENVKLDKYVRSAALEALVVLVAQEVKTRGEIIAYFQSLFHGKLERNFDFVWSSLVSHCCDLYPGEMAEEIEQAYSDGLVDTTFIGVQDVNWCLEKGKYFALAKLAQDNNKHFIEDTAHDMAGWACFQDSQRFTTTSPTEQTWQTTQWQVKPKVGRNAPCPCGSGKKYKKCCGK; encoded by the coding sequence ATGACGACACAAGAAATCATTGCGGAGTTGACTTATAATAGCGGCGTGTTTCCACAACATGCAGTGACAGAGGCTATCAAGCAGCGTGAAGAGATCACCCCGGCGCTTATGCACATAATTGAAAATGCGACCACCAATATCGAAGACATTGCACTTCAGGAAGACTACATGGGTCACATCTTCGCTATGTATCTGTTGGCACAGTTTCGCGAGAAGCGCTCTTATCCAATCCTGGTGGATTTCGTCAGCGCTGACCAAAAATTGGTTGAACAGGCGCTGGGTGATGTCATCACAGAGGACTTGGGACGAATGCTGGCGTCTGTTTGTGGCGGCGATGTTGGCTTGATATGCGGCATGGTCGAAAATGTGAAGCTCGATAAATATGTGAGAAGTGCAGCGCTAGAAGCTCTTGTTGTTCTAGTGGCGCAAGAGGTTAAGACTCGCGGTGAGATAATAGCATACTTCCAGAGCCTGTTTCATGGAAAGCTTGAGCGCAACTTTGATTTCGTTTGGAGCAGTCTGGTCAGCCATTGCTGTGATCTGTATCCAGGGGAGATGGCAGAGGAGATCGAGCAGGCGTATTCCGATGGGCTTGTCGACACCACGTTTATCGGGGTGCAGGATGTGAATTGGTGTCTGGAAAAAGGCAAATATTTCGCTCTGGCAAAACTTGCCCAGGATAACAATAAGCATTTTATTGAAGATACAGCACATGATATGGCCGGGTGGGCTTGCTTTCAAGACTCACAACGATTCACAACGACATCGCCGACCGAGCAGACCTGGCAAACCACGCAATGGCAGGTCAAGCCGAAAGTTGGGCGTAATGCTCCTTGTCCATGTGGAAGTGGCAAAAAGTATAAGAAATGTTGTGGGAAATAA
- the nuoK gene encoding NADH-quinone oxidoreductase subunit NuoK → MHSAYGIPISWILTVGAMLFCIGLFGMMVRRSAIGMLLSIELMLNAANINLVAFGSYLKLPVIAGQVFAVFVITLAAAEAAVGLAIVINIYRNEQHIDADKISAMKL, encoded by the coding sequence ATGCATAGCGCATATGGTATTCCGATAAGCTGGATTCTGACTGTCGGCGCGATGCTTTTTTGCATAGGCCTCTTCGGTATGATGGTCCGCCGCAGCGCAATCGGCATGCTCCTTTCGATAGAGCTTATGCTCAATGCTGCCAATATCAATCTGGTCGCATTCGGGTCATATCTCAAGCTGCCTGTGATCGCGGGTCAGGTCTTTGCGGTGTTTGTAATAACTCTGGCTGCCGCTGAGGCTGCAGTCGGGCTTGCTATTGTAATCAACATATATAGAAACGAACAGCATATCGACGCCGACAAGATCAGCGCGATGAAATTGTAG
- a CDS encoding DUF1848 domain-containing protein, giving the protein MKVISVSRRTDIPAFYSEWFVNCIRDGYLRWINPFSRLVHRISLRPEDVIAFVFWSKNYAPLLPYLDELDASGYRMLFHFTINGLPKVFEPRVPDATAMVKCAHSLSRRYGADTVLWRYDPVLISSITDRHYHLDRFRTICAAMEGAVKRCYFSFAVFHHKVKRNAAALHKETGIALQDIAVADRVDMANLLADIASEHGIKMLSCCGDYLVGGKIKNAHCTDAALLHRLYPERTRRLIEAPTREGCGCCECTYIGMYDTCAHGCVYCYANSRAQTALRRYERHDPASDMLGRIRFVLTSASSTKIETRDDTRNLVLYLFPPDSANSK; this is encoded by the coding sequence GTGAAAGTCATCTCGGTAAGCAGAAGAACTGACATACCGGCATTCTACTCGGAGTGGTTTGTGAACTGTATACGAGATGGCTACTTACGCTGGATCAACCCCTTCTCAAGACTGGTCCACAGGATATCGCTTCGACCAGAGGATGTGATAGCTTTCGTCTTCTGGTCGAAGAACTACGCTCCCCTCTTGCCTTACCTGGACGAATTGGACGCAAGCGGATATCGCATGCTCTTCCACTTCACAATCAATGGTCTGCCAAAGGTATTCGAGCCACGCGTTCCCGACGCGACAGCTATGGTAAAGTGCGCACACAGTCTCTCGCGTCGGTACGGCGCTGATACTGTCTTGTGGCGCTATGATCCAGTATTGATCTCCAGCATTACGGATAGGCATTACCATCTCGACCGCTTTCGCACGATCTGTGCGGCTATGGAGGGGGCGGTGAAGCGATGCTACTTCAGCTTCGCGGTATTCCACCATAAGGTAAAAAGAAACGCAGCGGCATTGCATAAGGAAACGGGCATAGCGCTACAAGATATTGCGGTCGCTGATCGCGTCGATATGGCAAACTTACTTGCTGACATAGCATCTGAGCATGGGATCAAGATGCTATCCTGCTGTGGTGATTACCTCGTTGGCGGAAAGATCAAGAATGCCCACTGCACGGATGCCGCGCTTCTGCACCGACTCTACCCGGAGCGAACTCGTCGGCTGATCGAGGCACCTACGAGAGAAGGCTGCGGCTGCTGCGAATGCACGTATATCGGCATGTATGATACGTGCGCTCATGGCTGCGTGTACTGCTATGCCAACTCGAGAGCGCAGACCGCCCTGCGTAGGTACGAGAGGCACGATCCCGCATCAGACATGCTTGGCAGAATTAGATTCGTACTCACCAGCGCCAGTTCGACCAAGATCGAGACACGCGACGACACTCGCAACCTTGTACTATATCTGTTTCCGCCCGATTCCGCAAACAGCAAATGA
- a CDS encoding NADH-quinone oxidoreductase subunit J, protein MHILGFYITGYQVAFIAVAGITVLSAIGVVLLPNILRAALCLGLMLFGVAGIYALMNAPFLAAVQVMIYVGAITTMIILAIFLSHRVMKIGFSQAIYNPLLAAAAAGVMFLFLFVTVANSVWVRHVAASGPAKSGVGIDAVATALLQPYVFPFELASVVLLAVLIGAVVIAKEDTEDA, encoded by the coding sequence ATGCATATATTAGGATTCTATATAACCGGATACCAGGTAGCCTTTATAGCCGTGGCGGGCATCACTGTGCTCTCGGCCATCGGCGTGGTGCTGCTGCCGAATATACTGCGCGCGGCTCTGTGCCTTGGGCTTATGCTCTTCGGCGTGGCAGGCATCTATGCACTGATGAACGCGCCGTTTTTGGCAGCGGTCCAGGTGATGATTTATGTCGGCGCGATCACGACAATGATCATTCTCGCGATTTTCCTTTCGCACCGGGTCATGAAGATCGGCTTTTCTCAGGCTATCTACAATCCACTGCTTGCAGCCGCCGCGGCTGGCGTGATGTTTTTGTTTTTGTTTGTCACCGTCGCCAACTCCGTATGGGTCAGGCATGTTGCGGCAAGCGGGCCTGCAAAGTCGGGCGTTGGGATAGATGCGGTCGCAACTGCTTTGCTCCAGCCTTATGTGTTTCCATTCGAGCTTGCATCCGTGGTGCTGCTGGCTGTTTTAATTGGCGCAGTTGTGATAGCCAAGGAGGATACTGAAGATGCATAG
- a CDS encoding phosphatidylserine decarboxylase, with translation MIFVYILIAIAILWLGALTFLRRVWFYRDPVRQPDSRDGVIVAPADGRVVYIKRVNENSIYAEKLGEKIPLPEITGCDYDEKNGWAIGIYMSPLDVHFNYTPLPCTVEKIHRVSAKLNLPMLDLWEYIRVVWLRKMVDMFARRYHLENERNTIFIDSNGLKMAVVLIADKFVAKIRCFVEPGDKLDYSQKLGFIERGSQVDLVIFSNDVEFNVGVGEQVYGGKTVIARLVRSLEDDRDIMAAG, from the coding sequence ATGATTTTTGTATATATACTTATAGCAATAGCAATATTGTGGCTGGGTGCGCTCACTTTTTTGCGCCGTGTGTGGTTCTATCGTGACCCTGTTCGCCAGCCGGACAGCCGCGACGGCGTGATTGTTGCTCCCGCAGATGGCCGGGTAGTCTATATCAAGCGCGTCAATGAGAACTCGATCTATGCCGAGAAACTGGGCGAGAAGATACCTCTGCCCGAGATCACCGGCTGCGACTATGATGAGAAAAATGGCTGGGCGATAGGCATATATATGTCACCCCTCGATGTCCACTTTAACTATACGCCTCTGCCGTGCACGGTCGAAAAGATTCACCGGGTCAGCGCAAAGCTCAATTTACCTATGCTCGATCTTTGGGAATATATAAGAGTGGTGTGGCTGAGGAAGATGGTCGATATGTTCGCCCGCCGCTACCATCTCGAGAATGAACGTAATACAATCTTCATAGACTCCAATGGTCTTAAGATGGCAGTGGTGCTGATTGCCGATAAGTTCGTAGCCAAGATCAGGTGTTTTGTGGAGCCTGGCGACAAACTGGATTACTCGCAGAAGCTCGGTTTTATCGAGCGCGGCAGTCAGGTCGATCTGGTGATCTTCTCGAATGATGTGGAGTTCAACGTCGGTGTGGGCGAACAGGTCTACGGCGGCAAGACAGTTATTGCCAGGCTTGTCCGCTCCCTCGAGGACGACAGAGACATAATGGCTGCAGGATAG
- the nuoH gene encoding NADH-quinone oxidoreductase subunit NuoH, whose translation MNQILIDLALELGKLIAIAVVVLVFMLVAVLYLVLKLRWVIARIQSRLGPNRTGPWGVAQTVADALKLFQKEDIIPKGADKWLFTIAPALVFIPAYLVYVVIPFGAGLTAQSLNVGVMYISAISSIGVIGIIVGGWASNNKWSLLGAFRGASQLISYEVPIILALVVPVLINGSLDLNTIVANQSGGFWHWDLFTGFPMLPLAFLMLVIAGLAEINVTPFDIMEAESELVAGFNTEYSGMKFALFFLAEFAESFTLSAIITTLFLGGYQPPLHILGGQLTGIAFSAVSLFWFMAKCWVLVVFIMWVRSTLPRVRVDQLMNLSWKALIPTGLVNLLLTGAYVVFWMHK comes from the coding sequence ATGAACCAAATCCTCATTGATCTGGCGCTGGAGTTGGGCAAACTCATAGCAATAGCTGTAGTTGTGCTTGTATTTATGCTCGTGGCAGTGCTGTATCTGGTTCTCAAGCTCAGATGGGTCATCGCCCGAATCCAATCGCGCCTTGGACCGAACCGGACAGGTCCCTGGGGCGTGGCGCAGACCGTGGCGGATGCCCTGAAGCTCTTTCAAAAAGAAGATATCATTCCCAAAGGCGCGGACAAATGGCTTTTTACCATTGCTCCCGCACTGGTGTTTATTCCCGCATATCTGGTCTATGTCGTCATTCCGTTCGGCGCGGGCCTCACTGCCCAGAGCCTCAATGTAGGCGTGATGTATATAAGCGCGATCTCATCTATCGGCGTTATCGGGATCATAGTCGGCGGCTGGGCGTCGAACAACAAATGGTCACTGCTGGGCGCATTTCGAGGCGCATCGCAGTTGATCTCATATGAAGTCCCGATCATACTCGCGTTGGTCGTGCCCGTGCTGATAAACGGTTCTCTCGACCTCAACACGATAGTTGCGAATCAATCAGGCGGGTTCTGGCACTGGGATTTGTTTACGGGTTTTCCGATGCTGCCGCTGGCGTTTCTGATGCTGGTCATAGCCGGGCTTGCAGAGATCAACGTCACACCGTTCGACATTATGGAAGCCGAGTCCGAGCTTGTAGCCGGTTTCAACACCGAGTATTCGGGGATGAAGTTTGCTCTGTTTTTCCTGGCGGAGTTTGCCGAATCGTTTACTCTTTCAGCGATAATCACGACGCTATTTTTAGGCGGATATCAGCCGCCTCTTCATATACTCGGCGGCCAGCTTACAGGGATAGCATTTTCAGCGGTATCGCTTTTCTGGTTTATGGCCAAGTGTTGGGTGCTTGTAGTTTTCATCATGTGGGTCCGTTCGACCCTGCCTCGTGTGCGTGTCGATCAGCTTATGAACCTCTCCTGGAAGGCTCTCATTCCGACCGGGCTTGTCAATCTGCTCCTTACCGGCGCATATGTGGTTTTCTGGATGCATAAATAA